The genomic interval GGCGCGCCGTCGACCCGCCGGGTGAAACGTGAACCGGCCGGGTGAACCGCTAACCGGCCGGGTGAACCGTCAGCCGGCCAGGTCGCGGTAGCGGCCGCGGTGGTGCAGCAGCGGTGCCGCCGCCTCGGCCAGCTCGACCGTCTCGATGGTGGCCTCGACCAGCAGCGCCCAGCCGTACTCCCGGGCCCCGTCCAGCCGGCAGCCGGCCCAGCCGCCGATCCCGGCCCGCGCCCCGCCCGGCACCGGCCCGTACGGCGTACCCGTCCACTCGCCGGAGGCGAAGAGCCCGCCCGGGGCCGGGAACAGCCCGGCGAACCGGTCGGCGAGCTGCCGGTGGGCCGGGCCGAGCAGCGTCACCGCGAACCGGCCGCTGCCGGACGCCGCCGCCCACAGCTCCGACTCCTCGTCGACGAGTCCGAGCAGTCGACCCGGCTCACCGTCGGCGACCAGGGTGGACGAGACGGTCAGCCCGGCCGGACCGGTCGGCTCGCCGGTCGGGGTCGTCCCCGCGTACGCCGTCCAGAGCGTCACCGGCGCCGGCAGCCGGCCGCGCAGCCGACGCACCGGGGAGCGGTCCCGCTCCGGGGTGGCGAACGGGTCGGTGTGATGGATCTGCCCACCCGGCGACTCGGCTCGGTTCACCGCCCCATTGTGCCGGCGGTCCCGCCCCGGCGGCGGCGATGCCCGGACAGCGTCACAGCCGCAGCGTCTCCGGGGCGTGCAGCCGCAGCATCGTCGCGGCGATGTCGGTCGGCGCCCGGCGCCGGGTGGCCAGCGAGACGGTCACCATCACGGTGAAGGCCAGCGGCACCGTCCAGGCGGCCGGCTGGGCGATCAGCACGGCGGGCCAGCCGGCCAGCTCCGGCCCGACCACGGTGAAGAGCACCGCCCCGACCGCCGCGCCCCCGCCGGCCAGGATCCCGGCCGCCGCCCCGGCGTCGGTCAGGCCGCGCCACCAGATGCCGAGCACCAGCAGCGGGCAGAAGCTCGACGCGGCGACCGCGAAGGCCAGCCCCACCACCTGGGAGACGTCCAACCCGGAGACGTTCAGCGCCAGCACCATCGGCACCAGCCCGCCGACGACCGTGGCCAGCCGGAAGTCGCGTACCGAGCCACGGCCGAGCACGTCGGTGGAGAGCACCCCGGCCACGCTGGTGAGCAGGCCGGAGGAGGTGGAGAGGAAGGCGGCGAACGCACCGGCGGCGACCAGGGCGGCCAGCAGCTGCCCGGTCAGGCCGTCGCCGAGCGCCGCGCCGGGCAGCAGTACCACCACCGCGTCGGTCCGCCCGGTCAGCAGCAGTTGCGGGGTGTAGATCCGGCCGAGGACGCCGTACAGGGTGGGGAAGAGGTAGAAGGCGCCGACCAGGGCCAGCACCACCAGGGTGGTGCGGCGGGCCGCCGCGCCGTCCGGATTGGTGTAGAACCGCACGAGTACGTGCGGCAGTCCCATCGTGCCGAGAAAGGTCGCCAGGATCAGCGAGTAGGTGGCGAAGAGCCCCCGGTCGTCGTTGCCGGCCATGCTCGGCAGCAGCCAGTCCGCTCCCCTGGCGGCCTGCACGCCGGAGACCTCCGGCACCGGCTCACCGGCCGCGAAGCTCAGCTCCTCGCCGGGGCGTACCTCCCGGAAGGAGCCGTCCGGCAGGGTGAGCCTGGCCGGCTCCTCGACCACGACGGTGGTCGCGGCCGGGAAGACCGGACCACCGACCGGGGTCACCGGCGGTCGGGCGTCCGCCTGCCACTGCAACACCAGGAAGATCGCGGGTACGGCCAGCGCGGTGAGCTTCAGCCAGTACTGGAACGCCTGCACGAAGGTGACCGCGCGCATCCCGCCCAGCGCCACGTTGGCGGTGACCACGGCGCCGACCAGCAGCGCACCCAGCTCGTACGGCCCACCGGCGACCGTGGTCAGGGTCAGCCCGGCCCCCTGCAACTGTGGCACCAGATAGAGCCAGCCGATGAAGACCACGAAGGCGGTGGCCAGCTTGCGCAGCCGGCGGGAGCCGAGCCGCAGCTCGCAGAAGTCGGGCAGGGTGAACGCCCCGGAGCGGCGCAGCGGCGCGGCCACGAAGAGCAGCAGCGCCAGGTAGCCGGCGGCGAACCCGACCGGATACCAGAGCACGTCCACGCCGTACTTGAGGATCAGGCCGGCGATGCCGAGGAACGAGGCGGCAGAGAGGTATTCCCCGCCGATCGCCGCCGCGTTCCAGGTCGGGCTGACCATCCGGGACGCCACCAGGAAGTCCGAGGTGGTCCGGGCCAGGGTCAGCCCGTAGAAGCCGATCGCCACCGTGACCAGGGTGACCACGATGATCGCCGGCACGGTGTAGACGTTGCCCACCTCAACGCTCCGGCCGCTGCACCACGTCGGTGAAGTCCTGCTCGTTGCGCTCCGCCAGGTGCACGTACGCCCAGCCGACCGCGACCAGGAACGGGAAGGCGGCCACCCCGAGCAGCAGCCAGGGCAGGTTGACCCCGAAGAGCTTCGCCGTGCCGACCTCCGGGGCGATCGCGAAGAGCAGCGGCAGCCCGCCGAGCCCGATCCCGACCACCAGCGACAACCGCAGCGCGAGGGCGAGCTGGGCGCGGATCAGCCCCCGCAGCAGCGCCTCGCCGACCTGGGTCTGCTGGGTCAGCTCGGCCCGGGTCCGCTCGGCGCCGGTGCCGCTGCGGGCCACCTCGGCCAGCACCACCCGGGTCCGGCGCGGCGGTCCGGGCGGCCCCGGCTCCGGCTGCGGATCGATGGGGATGGCCACCTCGGCAGTCTCACCGGCTGGCCGGGAATGTCAAGTCACCAGCGGGGCTGGGTGACCGGGCAGAACGTCCGGTTGGCGGGCGGGCGCTCGGCGATGATCCGCCGGGCCTGGATCCGGGCGAGGTTGGTCTCCCGCCAGTCGTCCGGCGGCAGGTCGTCCTCGTACTGCCACAGCGCGCAGTCGCGCAGCTCGCCCGGCAGCCGGTCCAGCGCCGGTACGGCGTCGGCGGAGAGCCCGGTGAGATAGTCCACGTCGATCCGGCCGGTCCGCTGGTACCGGTCGACGTTGTGTTCGGCGATCAGCCGGTCCGGGTTCGCCAGCGCCAGGGCGAGCAGCGCGAGTACCGCCGTACCGACCGCCACCCCGGGCAGCCAGCGGGCGGCCAGCCGTACCCCGGCCACCGCGACCAGCAGGAAGAGCAGGCCCAACCACGCCTCGCAGACGGCGACGAGCAGCCGGAGCCGGGTCGCGCCGTACGCGTCGGCGTAGACGTCCATCCGGAACAGCGCCGAGGCCACCACCACCAGGCTGAGCAGGGTGAGCCCGCCGAGCAGGATCCGGATCAGCGCCCGGTCGGCCCGGCTCTCCCGGGGCGCCCAGCGGGCGGCGGCACCGATCACCAGCAGGGTGAGCAGGGAGACCGCGAGCAGTTGCCAGAAGCCGCGCCGGGCGTACTCGGCGTAGCTGAGCCCGGCGGTGCGCAGTACGTGGTCCGAACCGCCGAAGAGGGTGGTGACCTGGACCGCCACGAACCCGGCGAAGAGTACGACGAGCAGCCCGATCGGCAGTACCCACTCGGCCCGGCGCAGCCGTCGCCGGCTCGGGCCGGACGCCATGCCGGTCAGGTCCGGCGGGGCCGCGAGCACGTACGCCGCACCGAGCAGCGCCGCGCCGACCGCCCCGAAGACGAACACCCAGCGGAACACGGTGGCGCCGGACAGTTCCGGCAGGAGCCGGTCCACCAGCCCGGCGAAGGCCGCGTCGGCGGAGGAGAAGAGCAGGCCGAAGAGGACCAGCAGGCCGATCGAGACCAGGACGCTGACCAGGGTACGGCCGATCGCCGGTCCCCGGCCCGATCCCGAGGCCCGGGCCAGCCCCTTGGCCAGCCACGGCATCGACCGGATCACGGCCGTCGGCGGGACCAGGGCGGAGAGCAGCATCGCGCGTACCGACCGGCCGTCCGTGAGGGTCAGCGTCGCGGTGACCGCCGAGGTGAGCAGGCAGAGTACGAAGAGCCAGCCCGCCGCCCGGATGGTGCCGACGCCGAGCAGCGCCACGGTGGTGGCGGCCCAGAACGGCCGTAGCCAGCCGATCCGCCGCCACCCACCGGCCTGCCTGGGCGGTGCTGCGGTTGCCGGTTGAGGCTGCGGGCTTGCCGGTTGGGGCTGCGGGGTTGTCAGGTGGGGTTGCGGGGTTGCCGGTTGGGGCGGCGCGGTTGGGTGGACGCCGTGGGAGCTGCTCCCGGCAGGTCGGCTGGGCCGGGCGGCGGTGACCAGTGCCGCCGTTCCCGCCGCACCGGCGACCAGCCAGCCGAGCCCGGGACGGGTCAGCGGGAGGCTCACCGCGGCCACGGCGGCCGCCGCGGCCACTCCGACCAGTACCGGCTGGGCCGGGCCGCCGGCGGGTCCGGGCCAGCGGGTCGCGATCCAGGACGGCGGAGGCGGCTGCGGCGGCCACGTCGGCACCGCCCAGCCACCGGGCGCGGCGGGATGGTACGCCCCGGCCTGACCGGGCGGCACGGGTCGGCCCTGTGCCGCCGGCCGGACCTGGGCTGAGGGCTGGCTCTGGGTCGGGGGCTGGCCCTGTGCTGGAAGCTGGCTCTGTGCTGGGGGCTGGCCCTGGGTCGGGGGGTGGTTCTGCGTCGGCGGCTGGCCCTGGGTCGGGGGGTGGGTCGGATTCCCGGGGGCGACCGGTGCCGCTGTCGTCGGCGTCGGGGTCGGCGTGGAAGTCGTCGGTCCGGTCGGCCGGTCGTTCATCGTCGGTTCCACCTCGTTCAACGTTGTTCCACCAGTAGGGCGGAGTGGTCCCCGTCGGGCGGCGCCACCATCGGCAGGCTCACCCGGATCTGGCAGCCGACCGGACGGTCGGCGCGGTTCGTCGTACCGGGCTCGATCAGGGGACGGTCGGCGACGGCGATGCTGCCGCCGTGCAGTTCCACCACCCAGTGCGCGATCGCCAGGCCCAGCCCGGTGCCGCCGTCGCTGGTCCGCTCGCCCCGGGTGAAGCGTTCGAACACCTCCGGCCGGAGCCGGGCCGGGATCCCCTCGCCCTCGTCGGTCACCTCGAACCGCAACTCGTCACCGACCCGCTGCGCGGCGACCAGTACCCGGCCGCCGGGTGGACTGTGCCGGGCGGCGTTGTCCAGCAGGTTGGCGAAGACCTGGTGCAGCCGGCGCGGATCGGCCTGCACGGTCAACCGGGCGGACTGCTGGCGTACCTCGAACCGGACGTTGCGCCCCGCCCCGGCCGCGGTGACGGTGGCCTGTTGGATCACCTCGTCCAGGAACTCCGCCACGTCGACGTTCTCCCGGCGTAGTGGCAGCACCCCGGCGTCCAGGCGGGACAGGTCGAGCAGGTCGGCGACGAGGTGACCGAGCCGCTCGGTCTGGGCCAGTGCGACCCGCAGCGTCGGCAGGTCCGGCTCCGCCACCCCGTCGACGATGTTCTCCAGTACGCCCTGGAGGGCGGTGATCGGGGTACGCAGCTCGTGCGACACGTTCGCGATCAGCTCGCGGCGGCGCCGGTCGGCCTCGGCCAGGTCCCCGGCCATCTGGTTGAACGCGGCGGCCAGGGTGCCGACCTCGTCCCGGGAACTGGCCCGGACCTGCCGGGTGTAGTCGCCCCGGGCCATCGCCCGGGCCGCCGCCGTCATCTCCCGCAGCGGTGAGGTCATGCCGTGGGCCAGCACCTGCGAGGTGAGCAGCGCCAGCCCGATGGCCGTCCCGGTGGTCCAGGGCGGCAGCCAGCCGATGCCGATGATGAAGACGGTCATCCCGGCGGCACCCGAGCCGACGATCAGGATGCCGAGCTTCAGCTTTATCGACCAGATCGGGTCCAGCGGTCGGGGCAGCGCGTCCATCGTCCGGTTGACGCCGGTCCAGAAGCTTGTCACGGCCGTACCTCCAACGCGTAGCCGACTCCGTGCACGGTGCGGATCAGATCGGCGCCGAGCTTGCGGCGCAGCGCCTTGACGTGGCTGTCGACGGTTCGGGTGCCCGAGCTGTCGGCCCAGCCCCAGACGTCGGCGAGCAGCCGCTCCCGGGGCAGTACCATCCGGGGCCGGTTGGCGAAGTGCGTCAGCAGGTCGAATTCGGTCGGGGTCAGGTGCGCCTCGACCCCGTCGCGGCGGACCCGTCGCTCGGCCTGGTTGATTTCGAGGTCGCCGAGCCGGAGGATCTCGGCGCCGTTGCGGGCCGAGGTCGCGGCCCGGTCGACCCGGCGCAGCAGCGCGTGCACCCGGGCGGCGAGTTCGCGCAGCGAGAACGGCTTGGTGAGGTAGTCGTCGGCACCGACGGCGAGCCCGACCAGCAGGTCCGTCTCGTCGTCCCGGGCGGTCAGCATCAGCACCGGTACCGGCCGGTCGGCCTGGATCCGTCGGCACACCTCCAGGCCGTCGAAGCCGGGCAGCATCACGTCGAGGACGACCAGCTCCGGCCGGCTGTTCCGGAACGCCTCGACCGCGCCCGGCCCGTCCCGGGCGATCTCCACCACGAAGCCCTCGGCTCGCAGTCGGGCAGCCACCGACTCGGCGATGGTGCGCTCGTCCTCCACGACCAGGATTCGGCGTTCCGTCATGGCCTGACTGTAGAAAGCCTGCGTGCGGGAACCTCGATCACGTTGTGAACAACCTGTGGAGAACCGCGTCGCGCTTGTGGATAACCGTCGTACCAGGAGAAATCGCCTCCCGGTGCCGCCGCTGTGCACACCCGGGAGCGAGCGTCCGGGAGTGCTGCCGGTCGGCTCAGCGGTCCAGGTCGGCCGGGGTGAGCAGGCTGTCGAGCCGCAGTTCCGCCGCCACCTCCGGCGCTGCCTCGGTGACCAGGCAGGTCGTGCCGAGCACGGTGGCTCCGCGTAGGGCGGCGATCTCGTGCAGGGCGCGTACCTGGGCGCCGCTGGCCACCCAGTCGTCCACCACCAGTACCCGGTCGCCGGGTCCCAGGTGCCGGTTGCGTACCCCGAGAGCCAGCCGGCGGCCCCGGTAGTCGGACCCGGTCCACGCCCAGGTGGTCGGCTCGGCGATCCGCCGCTCGCCGGTGTTCTTGTAGGCCGGGACGAACCCGACGCCCAGCGCGGTCGCCACCAGTGGCCCGAGCAGCAGGCCGGTGACCTCGGGCGCGACCACGACGGTGGGTGGGTCCGCCCGGAACGGTTCGGCCAGGGCGGGGCCGAGCCCGGCGAGAATCGTCCCGTCCCGCCACCAGCCGGAGACGTCGCTGACCAGGTGCGTGCTCTCCGGCCCCGGGTCGGTCCACCGGAACGCCTCGACCAGCCGCCTGCTCAGCTCAGCCCGCACGGAGACCATCTTGCGGCATCGCCGGTGTACTCCGGGTACGGGCACGACCTACCCACTCCGGGTCGGATGATCGGCTACACGTTTCACCACATAACCGGGCGAAAGCAGATGATCACGTTGACTTCCGAAGTGCCAACCTCGTTACGGTCCGACCCGATCTCTGTTGTTCCTTCGAGAGGACGGTGCGGTGGCTGGGAAGCATGCCCGAGTTCGGATCCTGCGCTGGCCGACCGGCGTGGTGGCGGCCGGTGCGGTCGCCGTCGCCCTGGTCGGGGCGGGTGCGGCCGGAGTGGTGACGTTCGGTACCGAGCCAACCGCCAACTCCGCCCCGGCCCTGGTCGACGTCACCACGCCGGCCACCCCGGACGGGCCGGTGACGACGTCGCCGACGCCCACCCCGGACGCGGTCACGCCCACCCCGACGCGGTCGCCGGAGCGCGCCTCGCGGGCCAGTTCCCGCCCCTCGCCGAGCCAGAGCCGCAGCGCCACCGCGAAGAAGCCCGCCAGCAAGCGGCCGGCGACCAGCCCGACGACCCGGGTGGTGCAGACCGGCTCGTGCGGCGCCTCCTACTACGACCAGGGGCAGGTCACCGCGAACGGTGAGTCCTTCAACCCGAACGCGTTGACCGCCGCGCACAAGACGCTGCCCTTCGACACCCGGGTCCGGGTGACGAACCCCGACAACGGCCGGTCGGTGGTGGTCCGGATCAACGACCGGGGGCCGTTCATCGAGGGCCGCTGCATCGACCTGTCCCGGGCCGGCTTCGAGGCGATCGCCGCGCTGAGCCTCGGCGCCATCGACGTACGGTACGAGGTCCTCGGCTGAGCGGTACGACGGCTCGGTGACCGGGCGAACGCGCGATGTGAGGTACGTGATCCAAGAATGTTCATTCGACTTGCAACGGTTGGCTGACTCGCCGACAAGATCCGGCGGATCCGGACCGGTGGGATGCGCCAGGTGGCCAGAACGCGATCGGACGAGGAGTCAACTTCGTACAATCGCGGTCGTCGATCAGGCATGCTGTTCCGCGTACCCATGCGACTGATGCCACCGGGCCCTCGCCCGCTGAGCCAAGGTTCCCGCGCCGGTCTCGGCGCGGCCCTCGTGCTGCTCGCGCTCGTCTCGGTGGTCGAGTTCGCGGACGATTCCAAGGTCAACTATGTCGGCCTGGTCGCGGCGGCCCCGTTCCTGGCCGCCGCGTTCGCCTCCTGGCGGGTGGTGCTCGCGGTCGGCGTGATCGCCACCCTGCTGGCCGCCTCGCTGGCCTGGGACGGCCGGGTCGTGCCGCTGGCCACCACGGTCAACCTGATCGGCGTGGTGTTGGCGACGGCGATCGCGGCGCTCTTCGCGGTGATCCGGCAGCGGCAGGAGGAGCGGATCGCCGAGCTGTCCAAACTCGCCTCGGTGGCCCAGCAGGCGGTGCTGCGCCCGGTCGGCCCGCAGGTCGGCAGCCTGGCCGTGGCCGGGCACTACATCTCGTCGACCGCCGCCGCCGACATCGGCGGTGACCTGTACGAGGCGATCGACACCCCGTACGGCGTGCGGATCATCATCGGTGACGTCCGGGGCAAGGGGCTCGACGCGGTCCGGCTGGCCAGCATCGTGCTCGGCTCCTACCGGCACGTGGCGTACGAGCGGGCCGACCTGCGGGCCATCGTGGCCGACCTGGACCGGGCGGTGGCCCGCAACGTCGGCGACGAGGACTTCGTCACCGCCGCGCTGGTGGAGGAGCGGGGCGGCACGCTCACGATCGTCAACTGTGGTCATCCGGCTCCCCTGCTGCTCCGGCGCGGTCAGGTGATTCCGATGGAGCCACCGGCGCCCGCTCCGCCGCTCGGGTTCATGCCGGTGGTCCGGCCCCGGGTGGAGCGGCTCGAACCGGGTGACCGGCTGCTGCTCTTCACCGACGGGCTCGGCGAGGCCCGCCGGGACGGGGAGTTCTTCCCGACCGTGGACCGAGCCTGGCGGCTGCTCGGGCACGGCACGGTCGCCGACGGCCTGGCCTCGCTGGAGACGGCCCTGGTCGAGTGGGTACGCGGCCGGCTCGACGACGACATCGCGCTGGTCCTGATGGAATACCCGGGACCGCACTCGGCAACCGCGTCGCCGGTGCCGAGCTGGGAGGTCGGCGCCCCCGACAACTGACCGGATTCGGCAACCGCGTCGGCGGTTGCGAGGCGGACGTCCGGTCCGGCACCTTGCGTAAGGTTGCTGTCACTGTGGTGCGGGTCACTGGTACCGGCGCTCCGCAGTGACTTACTCGCTAGTAATATAACTCCTGTTACTGCCGGGTAACCTGTGTTTGCGAGTCCGGGGGGCAGAGGCGTATGACCCACTACAGGAGCAATCGGCGAGACCTCGAGTTCAACCTCTTCGAGGTCTTCGGCGCGGACCAGGCGTTCGGCGCCGGCCCGTACGCCGAACTCGACGCCGACACCGCGCGGAGCGTGCTCGCCGAGGTCGAGCGGATGGCCCGGGAGGACCTGGCCGCCAGCTACGCCTCCAGCGACCGCAACCCGCCGGTCTTCGACCCGGCCACGCACACCGCGCCGCTGCCCGAGCCGTTCAAGAAGTCCTACCACACGATGATGGGCTCCGAGTTCTGGCGGATGGACCTGCCGGCCGAACTCGACGGCACGATGGCGCCCCGCGCGCTCTGGTGGTCCGCCGCCGAACTGATCCTCGGCGCCAACGCGCCACTGTGGATGTACGCCGGTGGCCCCTCCTTCGCGCACACCCTCTACCGGGAGGGCACCGAGCAGCAGAAGAAGTGGGCCAAGCTCTTCGTCGAGAAGCAGTGGGCCGCGACCATGGTGCTCACCGAGCCGGACGCCGGCTCGGACGTCGGCGCCGGCCGGGCCCGGGCGATCCCGCAGCCGGACGGTTCCTGGCACATCGAGGGCGTCAAGCGCTTCATCACCAGCGGTGAGCACGACCTGACGGACAACATCATCCACTATGTCCTGGCCCGGCCGGTCGGGGTCGAGGGGGTCGGCGGGCCCGGCACCAAGGGTCTCTCGCTCTTCATCGTCCCGAAGTTCCACTTCGACTCCGAGACCGGGGAGCTGGGCGAGCGCAACGGCGTCTACGCCACCAACCTCGAACACAAGATGGGGCTGAAGGTCTCGAACACCTGCGAGATGACCTTCGGCGAGCACGGCGTACCGGCCAAGGGCTGGCTGCTGGGCGACGTGCACGACGGCATCCGGCAGATGTTCCTGATCATCGAGTACGCCCGGATGATGGTCGGCACCAAGGCGATCGCCACGCTCTCCACCGGCTACCTCAACGCGCTGGAGTACGCGAAGAGCCGGGTGCAGGGCGCCGACCTGCTCCGCTCGACGGACAGGAACGCCCCCCGGGTGACCATCACGCACCACCCGGACGTGCGCCGTTCGCTGATGCTGCAGAAGGCGTACGCCGAGGGCCTGCGTGCGCTGGTCTGCTACACCGCGACCTGGCAGGACCGGATCAACATCGCCGAGGCGAACGGTGACGAGTCGACCGCCAAGCTGGCCAAGGGCGTCAACGACCTGTTGCTGCCGCTGGTCAAGGGTGTCGGCTCGGAACGCGCCTACGAGCTGCTCGGCCACGAGTCGTTGCAGACGTTCGGCGGCTCCGGTTTCCTCCAGGACTACCCGCTGGAGCAGTACGTCCGGGACGCGAAGATCGACACCCTCTACGAGGGTACGACCGCCATCCAGAGCCTCGACCTCTTCTTCCGGAAGATCGTCCGGGATCGCGGTACCAGCCTGATGGCGGTGGCCGGCGAGATCGCGGCGTTCGTGGAGGCCGGTGGCGCGGAGTCCGCCGCGACGGACTCGGCCGAGCCGGGCGACGGGCAGCTCAAGGAGGAGCGGGCCGCGCTGGGTCGGGCGCTCGGCGAGGTGCAGGCGATGGTCGGCACGATGACCGGGTGGCTCGGCGACGCCCAGGGCGGCGATGCCCGGGCGCTCTACAAGGTCGGGCTCAGCAGCCGGCGCTTCCTGCTCGCCGTCGGCGACCTGGTGGTCGGCTGGCTGCTCCAGCGGCAGGCCGAGGTGGCGCTGCGGGCGCTGAGTGGCGAGGTGACCCCGGCGGACAAGGCGTTCTACACCGGCAAGCTGGCCGCCGCCCGGTTCTTCGCCCGCGAGGTGCTGCCCCGGATCGGTGCCGACCGGCGGATCGTCCAGGCCGCCGACCTGGAGCTGATGGACCTGCCCGAGGAAGCCTTCTAGTCGGGCGGAATCGGGAGCGCTTTTTCGGCGGCCGGGGAGCTGTTGCTCCCCGGCCGCCGCGCTATTGTTGAGGCGGTGCTAGGAGCAGTTTGACCTGATTTGTCATGAAAGCCCACGACCCATCGCACGGGGGAGTGCAGCGGACATGGGCATCGGTACGGGAATTTTCCTCATCACCCTGGGGGCCATCCTGACGTTCGCGGTCAGGGCGAACGTCTGGTGGCTCGACCTTCGAGCGGTCGGCTGGGTCTTCATCCTGGCCGGGGTCGCGGTGCTGGCCACCACGCTGTGGTACTGGCAGGACCGCAAGAAGCGGGCGCGGACCCTGATCGTCGAGGAGAACAGGCTGTCGCATCCGACGGCGATGATGCCGCCGCCGCCGGATCCGCCGCCGCCGAGCGCACCACCCACCTGACATCCCCGGTGCCCGACCCGGTGGCGACGTCACCGGGCCGGGCACCGGCTCGTCCGGTACCCGACCGGTCGGCCCGCGAGGCCGGTCAGCCCCGGGCGGTGTGCCACTTCACGATCGGTCCCGCCTGGGCGCGTACGTCCGCCCACTCGCCGTCGATCCGGTGGATCACGATTCCGCTGGTACGCAGCCCTTCCGGGTCCGCGTGCACCGGATCGAGCAGAGTGGACAGCTCCGAGATGGCCGGGTTGTGCCCGATCAACAGCAGCGTGTCCGCCGCCGGATCCGTACCACGGACGAGTTCGAGCAGGTCCGCCGCGTGCCCGTGGTAGATGCGCTGGTCGTACCGGACCGCCGGTACCGCGCCACCGCCGGCCGGACCGGTCCCGGCGGCCGCGGTCGGTGCCGGGGCGGTCTGTCCGGCCGGTACGCCGAGCGGGCGGATCGGCGGTGCCGCCATGCCCAGCGCGACGTCGTGCCAGGTCTGCCGGGTGCGCTTGGCGGGCGAGCAGAGCACCACCGTCGGCAGGTAGCCGCCGTGCCCCAGCCAGGCGCCCGCGGCGGCGGCGTCCGCGTGCCCACGGGCGGTGAGCGGGCGGTCCGCGTCCGGCGCGGTGGTGGGCCGCTCGGCCTTCGCGTGCCGGAGCAGCACCAGGCTCCGTCCGGGTACCTCCGGCCGCCGCGCGCCGCCCGGATCGCCGTCTCCACCTGTCCCGCCGGCCGCGCTGGTCTGCGTCACGTTGGTCTCCCTGGTCGCCTGGCGTCTGCGTCCCGTCGGTCCGGTACCCGGTCGGCGGCGCCCCGTCCGGTCCGGCCGCCGTCCTGCCGGTTTCGCACCGACCAGGACCCTCCTACCAGCTTGCCGGATTCGGATTTGAAACGCCTGGGTATGTCGATGGATGCCGCGACCGTAGCCGGGACACCGGCGCGACCGGTACCAGTCGACAGCCTAGGAGGGCGATCCAGTGGGCATCGGTGGAAGCATTTTTCTCATTGCTCTCGGCGCGATCCTCGCCTTCGCGGTGAACGTCGAGACGGGCTGGCTCAACCTCAACGTCGTCGGCCTGGTGCTGATGCTCGCCGGAGTGGCCGGGCTGGTGATGACCAGCTACCTCTGGCGCAACCGGCGCCGTACCGTCGTCACGCCGGTGGTCGACCCCCGGGTGCCGGGGCGCGAGGAGCAGATCGTCGAGGAGTACCACGAGGTGCGGCGTCCCGGCCGCCCGCTCTGAGCGGGCGGGCCGGTCGACCGACCTCTGACAGTGAGGATGTAGGAGCGGGTCACCCGGCCGGTCTGACTCAGCCTCTGACTGACCTTGGGTGTCTTCTAGGGGATTCGTCGGTCTGCCCGGGTGACCCGTTCCTGCACTCACCGACCGGGCGCCGCTTCTACGGCAACCTCACCCAATCCCAAATCGCCGAACAAATCGGCGTCTCCCAAATGCACATCAGCCGCCTCCTCACCCGCGCCCTCACCAAACTCCGCGGCCAACTCGCCGACACGTACTGACCGGTGCGCCCGGCCGCCCGACCCCGGGCGGCCCACCGGCCGGTTATCCCCGGGGCGGACCGGCCGACGTCCGGTACTCTGTACGGGCTAGCGGGCTGTTAGCTCAATCGGCAGAGCAGCGGACTTTTAATCCGCGGGTTCTGGGTTC from Plantactinospora sp. BC1 carries:
- a CDS encoding cation acetate symporter, translated to MGNVYTVPAIIVVTLVTVAIGFYGLTLARTTSDFLVASRMVSPTWNAAAIGGEYLSAASFLGIAGLILKYGVDVLWYPVGFAAGYLALLLFVAAPLRRSGAFTLPDFCELRLGSRRLRKLATAFVVFIGWLYLVPQLQGAGLTLTTVAGGPYELGALLVGAVVTANVALGGMRAVTFVQAFQYWLKLTALAVPAIFLVLQWQADARPPVTPVGGPVFPAATTVVVEEPARLTLPDGSFREVRPGEELSFAAGEPVPEVSGVQAARGADWLLPSMAGNDDRGLFATYSLILATFLGTMGLPHVLVRFYTNPDGAAARRTTLVVLALVGAFYLFPTLYGVLGRIYTPQLLLTGRTDAVVVLLPGAALGDGLTGQLLAALVAAGAFAAFLSTSSGLLTSVAGVLSTDVLGRGSVRDFRLATVVGGLVPMVLALNVSGLDVSQVVGLAFAVAASSFCPLLVLGIWWRGLTDAGAAAGILAGGGAAVGAVLFTVVGPELAGWPAVLIAQPAAWTVPLAFTVMVTVSLATRRRAPTDIAATMLRLHAPETLRL
- a CDS encoding phosphoribosyltransferase family protein codes for the protein MRAELSRRLVEAFRWTDPGPESTHLVSDVSGWWRDGTILAGLGPALAEPFRADPPTVVVAPEVTGLLLGPLVATALGVGFVPAYKNTGERRIAEPTTWAWTGSDYRGRRLALGVRNRHLGPGDRVLVVDDWVASGAQVRALHEIAALRGATVLGTTCLVTEAAPEVAAELRLDSLLTPADLDR
- a CDS encoding HAMP domain-containing sensor histidine kinase codes for the protein MDALPRPLDPIWSIKLKLGILIVGSGAAGMTVFIIGIGWLPPWTTGTAIGLALLTSQVLAHGMTSPLREMTAAARAMARGDYTRQVRASSRDEVGTLAAAFNQMAGDLAEADRRRRELIANVSHELRTPITALQGVLENIVDGVAEPDLPTLRVALAQTERLGHLVADLLDLSRLDAGVLPLRRENVDVAEFLDEVIQQATVTAAGAGRNVRFEVRQQSARLTVQADPRRLHQVFANLLDNAARHSPPGGRVLVAAQRVGDELRFEVTDEGEGIPARLRPEVFERFTRGERTSDGGTGLGLAIAHWVVELHGGSIAVADRPLIEPGTTNRADRPVGCQIRVSLPMVAPPDGDHSALLVEQR
- a CDS encoding response regulator transcription factor, which encodes MTERRILVVEDERTIAESVAARLRAEGFVVEIARDGPGAVEAFRNSRPELVVLDVMLPGFDGLEVCRRIQADRPVPVLMLTARDDETDLLVGLAVGADDYLTKPFSLRELAARVHALLRRVDRAATSARNGAEILRLGDLEINQAERRVRRDGVEAHLTPTEFDLLTHFANRPRMVLPRERLLADVWGWADSSGTRTVDSHVKALRRKLGADLIRTVHGVGYALEVRP
- a CDS encoding septal ring lytic transglycosylase RlpA family protein — protein: MAGKHARVRILRWPTGVVAAGAVAVALVGAGAAGVVTFGTEPTANSAPALVDVTTPATPDGPVTTSPTPTPDAVTPTPTRSPERASRASSRPSPSQSRSATAKKPASKRPATSPTTRVVQTGSCGASYYDQGQVTANGESFNPNALTAAHKTLPFDTRVRVTNPDNGRSVVVRINDRGPFIEGRCIDLSRAGFEAIAALSLGAIDVRYEVLG
- a CDS encoding DUF4153 domain-containing protein, whose translation is MPPGQAGAYHPAAPGGWAVPTWPPQPPPPSWIATRWPGPAGGPAQPVLVGVAAAAAVAAVSLPLTRPGLGWLVAGAAGTAALVTAARPSRPAGSSSHGVHPTAPPQPATPQPHLTTPQPQPASPQPQPATAAPPRQAGGWRRIGWLRPFWAATTVALLGVGTIRAAGWLFVLCLLTSAVTATLTLTDGRSVRAMLLSALVPPTAVIRSMPWLAKGLARASGSGRGPAIGRTLVSVLVSIGLLVLFGLLFSSADAAFAGLVDRLLPELSGATVFRWVFVFGAVGAALLGAAYVLAAPPDLTGMASGPSRRRLRRAEWVLPIGLLVVLFAGFVAVQVTTLFGGSDHVLRTAGLSYAEYARRGFWQLLAVSLLTLLVIGAAARWAPRESRADRALIRILLGGLTLLSLVVVASALFRMDVYADAYGATRLRLLVAVCEAWLGLLFLLVAVAGVRLAARWLPGVAVGTAVLALLALALANPDRLIAEHNVDRYQRTGRIDVDYLTGLSADAVPALDRLPGELRDCALWQYEDDLPPDDWRETNLARIQARRIIAERPPANRTFCPVTQPRW